In Flavobacterium sp. WV_118_3, one DNA window encodes the following:
- a CDS encoding RHS repeat-associated core domain-containing protein yields the protein MRKLLHFAMLLWYYTAFPQQQPFHDTQGKLEISNTGAATYTLPIARPPSLKNTGPLINIVYQSGLFTGIVGQGWNISSISAITRIASRTDLDGSREGVHFDSTDKLAFDGQRLLVVSGEYWQIGSVYQTETQSNLKIELQRSGFGLYFIVTAPDGSRSWYGNYDNNSTDLSAFYIRRYEDPLGNFITYHYTKPFAKSLCISEIRFSGNTHGLNPLNSIQFHYKKAQRTESAYARGQKLEKIALLSHIEVKTNNQLFRKYEFTHITDPQLGYEKVSQIQEFNGAMEPANPVIFEYENTQTQNIGSEILTSYQNNLDFSAITLSGDFDGDGRLDFTTENQIFTNNFLGTTGQTPVNSPIVFDKQDTFTATTLSVNKLNPFQSIVKFSEGEGFKVYNLQNDNLTLSYTKRFDFPTHLPCFNPSKSCTSAKNAFLEGDFNGDGISEVLLYKICRVGGRQRFTEYECGQFLWVDLNPNISSLLTGNSLSAGQTPGVAILPNPDLLIGKKRYVGDFNGDGKSDIFIINPNGTYKVVGFKQLPTAPWVEPELLGKGTLSTYSENKQILFGDFNGDGKTDVMLPRASGKYNEANDWWDIYYSNPKPDHTSFFTMETFRIVDYWQHSGMHFKDGIQYSSYYVLDTNGDGKSDLVRIWRNYYKPKWTINDHDTNWKITSFVNNIGKTGTSGFTLDYETPCQNYDNSCDHHSDSPDMVIPIVSTYRHGINKEILMVRNHYNQVTYVNFTKDVAKDNLLKKVTTADGALVYEIAYQPLDTSDQNDSYGNPDEFYSSSHSVSYPNVEIKRLPFNRVVSRLTHTVGEITRHQDFKYHGYTVNMLGLGTLGFTKTARSSWYQNPSDSKIWNVMHNDPTKRGLLINTYAQLQRSGAAFSFTSGSNIPENVISSMVNEFAITTNNKVYTPLLTRQTTTDYLTSVKTVTDYLYQPVFCLPEIVRTQNFSGTTLQGETTVETEYENNPLGTGNSYYIGRTKKNITTKAYPDEYPTETRYTYNANGTLQKTQQKPLEESYFLTEDFEYDRYGNILKKTISTPGSAIPTTPRVTEYTYDTTARFMVTNKDVASGQVTQYTYHPLYGTVTSETDPNQLRTTTAYDPWGKPLTTTDYLGKRISYSYIKRANEYITKTDHEDGSSAVSVVNALGQSIRTGKTVLDGLWYFSETEYDYLGRKARESDPFQYTPSLWTTYMYDEYGRLIETVLPTGKTNRISYNGLTVTTDHGNRLESYTKNANGHIVSSTDTSGTISFKYNAYGAVTESDFQGSRITTEYDNWGRKSRLSDPSAGEYRYTYYPFGELRTTVTPKGIVKNFIDDYGRTTMTEEEATDGTNYYTRYYYNADTTLYGSIREEYLTGKVTNEEYYEYDDYKRPKKITLATPHATFIKELTYDAFGRIDKEKQTATVKTNGKTSSKTFRYTYQFGYRHQILDDATGQALWTAHSVNARDQLTQGAFGNGLHIGNQYDDYGYIQRSDTYHPNRNTSAGRPMLNLVTQFDIRTGNLTARKNNLLNHSATFQYDTLDRLVQWDNETVMLHHDTFDQAIGEFEPKTCATLTNENGSLKVAITPNCTGIKKVLLTKAKVGDQLKIRFDFNKGTTHITRISIWEYNPDNGQYFKSPKDYTSNGTQSFEHTVTQYPVIELHFDTLPLAETYPMLFFLDNLLVTMDRPETQQYDDNGRITENKLGYYNYNDNGKPYQNTSIDLFPEDASYYQNREGIFYDGMEDQKGWEHLLKRGGVPSGHPTYDDSKSKSGKYSLKIHSPDYELTAHSLNWIPIDNPHGASYTFSGWVYSDGPTSQLFLFMNSENETGYYTIVADQYTEVTHQWVYMERTVYVPAYIKKLSIRVDNNGGGNVWFDDIRIRKTENPKTDIRQLNVTYDLFKKPISITETGVEKVAFSYTADHFRNTMYYGGLEDPEQQPLRKDYAADGSMEITTNQQTGVSTFVFFVGGDAYTAPAIFKDNGTTGEYLYLHRDYQGTIVAISNQNGNFVEKRLFDPWGKLLKVQDGQGHNLAGLTLLDRGYTGHEHIQGIGIINMNGRIYDPKLHRFLSPDNYVQDPYNTQNYNRYGYCWNNPLKYTDPSGEFIFTALACIIPGGQVFLPWAIGADIGMWSGGSIANGTTNPFKWNYSSGKTWSYMAAGAVVGGLSGGTGSAIAGSGIPMANTAAIASASLINSLGTHIYTGGQSPVSISFGVASYDFTNGTLGYLGKKGNSFIENLGYGFGALANLADINQIINSTHSELYTDDTDFISHSAIRDKNTKDILMSYGPNDTKVPRTRLGFALKLRKSTSDYILHDNTPLTVDITVNKYSVNLVRWLGKILPYQGATINCVNMSSLSLWLNGIPNIGIHPYLLHATTWAYSVGIRPDLFTYYFNQ from the coding sequence ATGAGGAAACTATTACATTTTGCGATGCTTTTGTGGTACTATACAGCATTTCCACAGCAGCAGCCGTTTCACGATACACAGGGGAAACTTGAAATTTCAAACACCGGAGCAGCCACCTATACCCTGCCTATTGCGCGGCCTCCCAGTTTGAAAAATACCGGTCCGCTTATTAATATCGTATATCAAAGCGGACTGTTTACAGGAATTGTCGGACAAGGATGGAATATCAGTTCTATTTCGGCCATTACCCGAATCGCAAGTCGTACCGATTTGGACGGTTCCCGTGAAGGGGTTCATTTTGACAGCACCGATAAACTCGCATTCGACGGGCAACGTCTTTTGGTGGTTTCCGGCGAATATTGGCAAATCGGCTCTGTTTATCAAACCGAAACCCAATCCAACCTTAAAATCGAATTACAACGAAGCGGATTTGGACTCTATTTTATAGTGACTGCACCCGATGGGTCGCGTTCCTGGTATGGTAATTACGACAATAACAGTACTGATCTTTCAGCATTTTATATCCGCCGGTATGAAGATCCGCTTGGAAATTTTATTACCTATCATTATACTAAGCCTTTTGCCAAAAGTTTATGTATCAGCGAAATCCGGTTTAGCGGCAATACTCATGGTTTGAATCCGTTAAACAGCATACAATTCCATTATAAAAAAGCACAACGAACAGAGTCGGCTTATGCCAGAGGACAAAAACTCGAAAAAATAGCACTTTTGTCCCATATCGAGGTCAAAACCAATAACCAATTGTTTCGGAAATATGAGTTTACCCATATCACAGATCCTCAATTGGGGTATGAAAAGGTATCTCAAATTCAGGAGTTTAATGGCGCCATGGAACCCGCTAATCCGGTAATCTTCGAATATGAAAACACACAAACTCAGAATATCGGATCAGAAATTCTAACGTCTTATCAGAATAATCTCGATTTTAGCGCTATAACATTGAGCGGTGATTTTGATGGCGACGGTCGACTTGATTTTACAACCGAAAATCAGATTTTTACAAACAATTTTCTCGGAACCACTGGCCAGACACCTGTTAATTCCCCAATCGTTTTTGACAAACAGGATACCTTTACCGCCACGACACTTTCTGTCAACAAATTAAATCCCTTTCAATCGATCGTTAAGTTTTCGGAAGGAGAAGGCTTTAAAGTATACAATCTTCAAAATGATAATCTCACTTTATCCTATACCAAACGTTTTGATTTTCCTACACATCTGCCCTGCTTTAATCCGAGTAAATCCTGTACTTCGGCAAAAAATGCGTTTCTCGAAGGCGATTTTAACGGAGATGGGATATCAGAAGTACTACTCTACAAAATATGCAGAGTTGGTGGCAGACAAAGATTTACCGAGTACGAATGCGGACAATTTCTATGGGTAGATTTAAATCCTAACATATCCAGTCTGTTAACCGGTAACTCTTTATCGGCAGGCCAGACTCCTGGTGTCGCTATTCTTCCAAATCCGGATTTACTGATCGGAAAAAAAAGATATGTCGGCGACTTTAACGGCGATGGCAAATCGGATATTTTTATTATCAATCCCAATGGAACCTATAAAGTGGTCGGTTTTAAACAACTTCCAACAGCACCATGGGTAGAACCTGAACTGCTAGGAAAAGGAACACTTAGCACTTATTCCGAAAATAAACAAATCCTGTTTGGCGATTTTAACGGTGATGGTAAAACCGATGTCATGTTGCCAAGAGCCAGTGGAAAGTATAACGAAGCCAATGATTGGTGGGATATCTATTATAGTAATCCAAAACCCGATCACACTTCCTTTTTCACCATGGAAACCTTCCGTATTGTCGACTACTGGCAGCATTCCGGCATGCATTTTAAAGATGGTATACAATACAGTTCGTATTACGTTCTGGACACCAATGGCGATGGAAAATCGGATCTGGTTCGGATCTGGCGCAATTATTACAAACCCAAATGGACCATTAATGATCACGATACCAACTGGAAAATCACCTCTTTTGTCAACAACATCGGAAAAACAGGCACCAGTGGCTTTACACTCGACTATGAAACACCATGTCAGAATTACGATAATTCCTGTGATCATCACAGTGATTCCCCGGATATGGTAATCCCAATTGTATCAACATACCGACACGGCATCAACAAGGAAATCCTTATGGTTCGAAACCACTACAATCAGGTTACCTATGTTAATTTCACCAAAGATGTTGCAAAAGACAATCTGCTTAAAAAAGTAACCACTGCCGATGGGGCTTTGGTGTATGAAATCGCCTATCAGCCACTCGATACTTCGGACCAAAATGACAGCTATGGAAATCCGGACGAATTTTACTCTTCTTCCCATAGTGTTTCCTATCCCAATGTCGAAATCAAACGATTGCCTTTTAACCGGGTCGTATCCCGATTAACTCATACTGTTGGTGAAATAACCCGCCATCAGGACTTTAAATACCACGGCTATACGGTTAATATGCTTGGTCTTGGCACTTTAGGATTTACTAAAACCGCCCGAAGCAGTTGGTATCAAAATCCTTCCGATTCCAAAATATGGAATGTTATGCACAACGATCCAACCAAAAGAGGATTACTGATCAATACCTATGCACAGCTACAACGCTCCGGAGCCGCTTTTTCGTTTACCTCCGGATCCAATATCCCGGAGAATGTGATCAGTAGTATGGTTAATGAATTTGCGATCACCACAAATAATAAAGTCTACACGCCATTACTCACCCGACAAACCACAACCGATTACCTTACTTCGGTTAAAACCGTAACAGATTATCTGTACCAACCGGTATTCTGTTTGCCGGAAATTGTACGAACACAAAACTTTTCCGGTACAACGCTTCAAGGTGAAACTACTGTCGAAACCGAATACGAAAACAATCCTTTGGGTACGGGTAACAGCTATTATATTGGCCGAACAAAAAAAAATATCACAACAAAAGCCTATCCTGATGAGTATCCAACAGAAACACGATATACCTATAACGCTAACGGTACGCTACAAAAAACACAACAAAAGCCGCTGGAAGAATCCTATTTTCTTACCGAAGATTTTGAGTACGATCGTTATGGCAATATCCTTAAAAAAACAATAAGCACACCCGGATCTGCCATTCCTACAACACCACGTGTTACCGAATATACCTACGATACAACTGCTAGGTTTATGGTTACAAATAAAGACGTTGCTTCTGGACAGGTAACACAATATACTTACCATCCGCTATACGGAACAGTAACAAGCGAAACGGATCCGAATCAACTCAGGACGACTACTGCCTATGATCCCTGGGGAAAACCTCTTACAACTACCGATTACCTCGGGAAAAGGATCTCCTATTCCTATATTAAAAGAGCAAACGAATATATTACAAAAACAGACCACGAAGATGGAAGTAGTGCCGTTAGTGTTGTAAATGCTCTGGGACAGTCGATTAGAACCGGAAAAACCGTCCTCGACGGACTGTGGTACTTTTCTGAAACGGAATACGATTATCTGGGACGAAAAGCAAGAGAAAGTGATCCCTTTCAGTATACACCTTCCCTATGGACTACCTATATGTATGATGAATACGGTCGTTTAATCGAGACTGTACTACCTACCGGGAAAACCAATCGGATTTCCTATAACGGGCTTACCGTTACAACAGATCACGGAAACCGGCTAGAAAGCTATACTAAAAATGCAAACGGGCATATCGTTAGCAGTACCGATACCAGCGGAACCATCTCCTTTAAATATAACGCCTACGGAGCTGTAACGGAATCGGATTTCCAGGGTTCCAGGATTACGACCGAATACGACAATTGGGGACGAAAATCCCGGCTTTCCGATCCCTCTGCCGGCGAATACCGTTATACCTATTATCCGTTTGGTGAACTTCGAACCACGGTAACGCCAAAAGGAATCGTTAAAAATTTTATCGATGACTACGGCCGTACAACTATGACGGAAGAAGAAGCCACTGACGGGACAAATTATTATACCCGGTATTACTATAATGCCGATACTACTCTTTACGGTTCGATTCGCGAAGAATACCTAACCGGAAAGGTTACCAATGAGGAATATTATGAATATGATGATTATAAAAGACCTAAAAAAATTACACTAGCAACACCTCATGCTACTTTTATCAAAGAACTCACCTACGATGCCTTTGGACGGATTGACAAAGAAAAACAAACCGCTACCGTAAAAACCAACGGAAAAACCAGTTCGAAAACCTTCCGGTATACCTATCAGTTCGGGTACCGTCATCAGATACTGGATGATGCTACCGGACAGGCTTTATGGACAGCACATTCGGTAAATGCCCGTGATCAGCTTACACAGGGTGCTTTTGGCAACGGTCTCCATATCGGTAATCAGTATGATGATTATGGTTACATTCAAAGATCGGATACCTATCATCCAAACCGGAATACTTCCGCCGGACGACCTATGCTGAATCTGGTAACGCAATTCGATATCCGAACCGGAAATCTTACCGCGCGGAAAAACAATCTATTAAACCATTCGGCTACTTTTCAATACGATACACTCGACCGATTGGTACAATGGGATAACGAAACGGTTATGCTACACCACGATACTTTCGATCAGGCTATCGGGGAATTTGAACCCAAAACCTGTGCTACGCTTACAAACGAAAACGGAAGCCTGAAAGTAGCCATAACACCAAATTGCACGGGTATTAAAAAAGTGTTGCTCACCAAAGCCAAAGTCGGTGATCAACTAAAAATCCGGTTCGATTTCAATAAAGGAACTACCCACATAACCCGTATTTCTATTTGGGAATACAACCCAGATAACGGACAGTACTTTAAGTCGCCCAAAGATTATACAAGTAATGGAACCCAGTCTTTTGAACATACCGTAACGCAATATCCGGTTATCGAATTGCATTTTGACACATTGCCTTTGGCCGAAACCTATCCGATGCTATTTTTTCTGGATAATCTGCTGGTCACAATGGATCGTCCCGAAACACAACAGTACGATGATAACGGGCGAATTACCGAAAACAAACTCGGATATTATAATTATAACGATAACGGTAAGCCCTATCAAAATACCTCGATTGATCTTTTTCCGGAAGATGCTTCCTATTATCAAAACCGGGAAGGAATTTTTTACGACGGTATGGAAGACCAAAAAGGTTGGGAACATCTTCTCAAACGGGGCGGGGTTCCTTCCGGGCATCCAACGTACGACGATTCTAAGTCTAAATCCGGAAAGTATTCCTTAAAAATTCATAGCCCGGATTATGAATTAACCGCACATTCCCTTAATTGGATTCCGATTGACAATCCGCATGGGGCTTCCTACACCTTTTCCGGATGGGTATACAGCGATGGCCCTACTTCGCAGCTCTTCCTGTTTATGAATTCCGAAAATGAAACCGGATATTATACTATTGTAGCCGATCAGTATACCGAAGTGACCCACCAATGGGTTTATATGGAACGAACGGTATATGTACCGGCGTATATTAAAAAGCTTAGTATTCGTGTGGACAATAACGGCGGTGGCAATGTTTGGTTTGACGATATCCGAATCCGAAAAACTGAAAATCCAAAAACCGACATCCGTCAGTTGAATGTGACCTATGACCTTTTTAAAAAACCAATCTCCATTACCGAAACCGGAGTGGAAAAAGTAGCTTTTTCGTATACCGCCGATCATTTCCGAAATACCATGTATTACGGTGGATTGGAAGACCCGGAACAACAACCTTTACGAAAAGATTATGCCGCCGACGGCTCGATGGAAATTACCACGAACCAGCAAACAGGAGTCTCTACTTTTGTGTTTTTTGTAGGTGGTGATGCCTATACCGCGCCTGCTATTTTTAAAGATAACGGAACGACAGGCGAATACCTTTACCTCCATCGGGATTATCAGGGAACGATCGTGGCGATCTCCAACCAAAACGGGAATTTTGTCGAAAAACGTCTTTTTGATCCGTGGGGGAAACTATTAAAAGTACAGGATGGGCAAGGTCACAATCTGGCCGGGCTCACACTACTCGATCGCGGCTATACCGGACACGAACATATACAAGGTATCGGGATTATCAATATGAACGGACGGATATACGATCCGAAACTCCATCGCTTTCTCTCGCCCGATAATTACGTACAGGATCCCTATAACACTCAAAACTATAACCGTTATGGGTATTGTTGGAATAATCCGCTAAAATATACCGATCCCAGTGGTGAGTTTATATTTACAGCACTTGCTTGTATTATTCCCGGAGGTCAGGTATTCTTACCGTGGGCAATTGGTGCTGATATTGGTATGTGGAGCGGCGGAAGTATTGCCAACGGAACAACAAACCCATTTAAGTGGAATTACAGTTCCGGAAAAACCTGGAGTTATATGGCAGCCGGAGCAGTTGTTGGCGGTTTGTCAGGGGGGACCGGCTCGGCAATAGCGGGTTCTGGCATACCTATGGCGAATACTGCCGCCATAGCAAGTGCTTCGCTTATTAATTCATTAGGAACGCATATTTATACCGGTGGACAGTCTCCTGTTTCTATAAGTTTTGGTGTTGCTTCTTATGATTTTACAAATGGTACTTTGGGGTATCTCGGTAAAAAAGGTAATTCTTTTATAGAAAATTTAGGCTATGGATTTGGGGCTTTGGCTAACCTAGCTGATATAAATCAAATTATTAATAGCACTCATTCAGAATTATATACAGATGATACAGATTTTATATCCCATAGTGCAATTAGAGATAAAAATACCAAAGACATTTTAATGTCTTATGGACCAAATGACACAAAGGTTCCAAGAACTAGACTAGGATTTGCATTGAAATTACGAAAAAGTACTTCCGATTATATTCTACATGACAACACTCCACTTACGGTTGACATTACAGTAAATAAATACTCGGTTAATTTAGTAAGATGGTTAGGAAAAATTTTACCCTATCAAGGTGCTACAATCAATTGTGTAAATATGTCATCATTATCACTATGGCTAAATGGAATACCAAACATTGGTATTCACCCATATCTATTACATGCTACAACTTGGGCATATTCTGTAGGAATAAGACCCGATTTATTCACATATTACTTTAATCAATAA